Genomic window (bacterium):
CCGATGGGAGTATCCGGAAGGTTCCCGCCGCCACTTCAGCCATGCTGATCCACATCCTCCTGAGCGGGATCGTTCACGTTCAGACCCAGGGTCTGCTGACCTTGCCTGACCTCGATTCCGAGGTCGTTGCGTTCTGCCGCAGGAGTCTGTGTCCCGAAACAATGCCTGAAAATATGCAGCTCAAAATTGTCGGAGGTAAAAAGGATGCTTGAAAGACCCGGGAATGGGGATCTCCCTTTACGGCCCTTACCGCTCTTGGCCGCGGTATTATTGATATCCTTGGCCGTATCAGCGTTTTTTACGGCCGAGTTATCCGCCTCCGACGTTACGGATCTGTCGCTCAGTGAAGCCTATGCGCTGATCCTTGATGCGAACCACGACATCAGGAGCGCCGAGGAGGGTGTTCAGCAGGGCATCCTCCTGAAAAAACAGGCTGTGACCGTCCTGTTCCCCAAACTGATTGCCCTGGCCGGGTACGGCTGGCAGTCCTTCAGCGACGGTACCGAGACGGACGGTTCCAACTGGGGGATCAGCCTGGATCAGACAATCTATAACGGGGGCCGTGTATGGGTGGCCAAGCGGGGTGCCGAGTACACCCTGCGGGCCGCCGAGCTGGGACTGGAATTCGCCAGGCAGAGCGTTCTCATGGACCTCGTTTTCCGGGCAAATCAGCTTCTGTCGGCGGAAGACCTCCTGCAGGTCAGCGAAAAGAGGGTTCAACGTGTCCGGGAGCAGCTTCGTATGGCCGAAGCGCGCCTGGAGGTTGGAGATGTGCCGCTCACCAGCGTGCTCGCCGCACGTGTCGCCCTTTCCGTGGCTGAAAGGGAACGGGTGGAGGCTGAAAAACAGCTCCAGCTGGCCAGGAGAAGGCTCGCAGACCTCATCGGTTCCGACGGGGTCCGGAGGGTTAAGGTGCCGGACGTGACCGGTTTTTCTCCCGAGACTCCCCTGGATGTTCTTCAACAGCGCGCCGGCGAGAACAGGGCCGACCTGAAGCAGACGATGGAGATGGTCAGGGTCGCCCAGCAGGAGGCGCGGATGGCCGGGAGGGCCGACGGCGTCAACGTGGACCTGGCCGGGTCGTACATGAACTACTCGGAAGATTCACTCTTCACACCCGAGACCCAGTTTTCCGTCACAGTGAACTGGCCGTTCTTCCAGGGCGGGCTCGTTGGTCTCCAGGAAAAGGCCGCCCTTTCCCAGGTCAGGCAGGCTGAGGAGAGTTACGGCAAGCAGGTCCAGGCGGTCAGGCTCCAGGTGGAAGAGGCGCTTTTAAACCTCAGGTCGCTCAGGGCACAGGAGGGCCTGGTCCGGAGCAACCTTGAGAATGCCTTAGAGAACCATCGGCTGGCCAGGGTTCAGTTCGAGCTGGGGGCAGCCGTGGGCCTGGACGTTCTGGACGCCGAGGAGAGCCTGGCCGAGGCCGAGAACCTGGCCGTCAACCACAAATACGAGACGAGGACGGCCCGAGCCGCGCTCCTTTACGTTACGGGTTCCCTCGATCGGGAAGCTTTCAGTGCAGGGAGCCTGTCGGAGAGCCCCTGACAGGCGCCAAAAGTCGATAAAGGGAGAGATCAACCGATGAAAAAACCTTCGATCAAGGCGATCACCACGCTCACCGTCATCCTGATCCTGGTCCTCGTTGTCGCGGCACGGTTTCTCATGGTACGGAAGATGGGTGAACAGGCCGCCGGGCAGGCGCCGACGGTCCAACCCGCGGCCGAGGTTGAAAAACTGCCCGTCAACATAGCGGTGGAGGTCCTCGCGACCATGACCGTGGAGGAGACGTTCTTCCTTCCGGGAACCCTCGAGGCCTGGGAAGATCTGACCCTGTCACTGGAGCAGTCCGGGACCATAAAGTGGATCGGGCCTTCCGAAGGGAGCCGCGTCAGAAGAGGGGAGGAGATCCTGCGGATCGATACAGAGGCCCTCGAAGCCCAGCTCTCCAGGAACCAGGTGGACCTCCAACTCAAGGAGAAGCAGCTCGGGAGGGTCAAGTCCCTCCTTTCGGAAAAGCTCGTAAGCGAAAAGGAATTCGACGAGGCCAACCACGAAGTCCAGACTGCGAGAACAGCCCTGGAGCAATCCTCCATCACCATCAGGAAGAGCACCCTGGTCAGTCCCATTGACGGCATCCTGGACAAACTGTTTGTGGACCGCGGGGAATACGGCAACCCTGGAACCCCCGCCGCGGTGGTCGTGAAGATCGACAAGCTCAAGGTGAACGTGGACGTTCCGGAAAAGAGTGTCTCTTCTGTCAAGCCCGGTCAGATGGTCAAGGTGTTTCCCGCCGAGGTCAACGGGAGCGGGATCGGCCGCATCGGCAAGATCATCCACGTCAGTTACATCGCGGATCAGGCCACGAGGACCTACCGGACGAGGATCCAGATCGACAACAGCGACGGTTTCCTCCGGCCGGGAATGATCGTCCGCGTCAGGTTCGTCCGCAGCGTAATAGCGGATGCACTCGTCGTCCCCCTGTACGCGGTCATCGACCGGGAAGGCGGAAAGTTCGT
Coding sequences:
- a CDS encoding TolC family protein, yielding MAVSAFFTAELSASDVTDLSLSEAYALILDANHDIRSAEEGVQQGILLKKQAVTVLFPKLIALAGYGWQSFSDGTETDGSNWGISLDQTIYNGGRVWVAKRGAEYTLRAAELGLEFARQSVLMDLVFRANQLLSAEDLLQVSEKRVQRVREQLRMAEARLEVGDVPLTSVLAARVALSVAERERVEAEKQLQLARRRLADLIGSDGVRRVKVPDVTGFSPETPLDVLQQRAGENRADLKQTMEMVRVAQQEARMAGRADGVNVDLAGSYMNYSEDSLFTPETQFSVTVNWPFFQGGLVGLQEKAALSQVRQAEESYGKQVQAVRLQVEEALLNLRSLRAQEGLVRSNLENALENHRLARVQFELGAAVGLDVLDAEESLAEAENLAVNHKYETRTARAALLYVTGSLDREAFSAGSLSESP
- a CDS encoding efflux RND transporter periplasmic adaptor subunit; this translates as MKKPSIKAITTLTVILILVLVVAARFLMVRKMGEQAAGQAPTVQPAAEVEKLPVNIAVEVLATMTVEETFFLPGTLEAWEDLTLSLEQSGTIKWIGPSEGSRVRRGEEILRIDTEALEAQLSRNQVDLQLKEKQLGRVKSLLSEKLVSEKEFDEANHEVQTARTALEQSSITIRKSTLVSPIDGILDKLFVDRGEYGNPGTPAAVVVKIDKLKVNVDVPEKSVSSVKPGQMVKVFPAEVNGSGIGRIGKIIHVSYIADQATRTYRTRIQIDNSDGFLRPGMIVRVRFVRSVIADALVVPLYAVIDREGGKFVFVEEDGTAVRREVRLGPIINGKVVVFGGVQIGEHLVVKGQQMLLDGGPVTIIEAGKDG